GTTAACTCTGTTCCTCCCCCAGCTGTGGTGGTTTCTGGCCCCTGGTGCCTCATTGACCAGTGGGGCTGCCTTGGGCATGGCCCAAACCCCTCCTAAAGGTgatgctggggacagccagtCCCTGTTCCTCTGTGGTGcttgagctgctgcctcagggcaGTCTCTGGAAGCCAGGCTGCCTGCAgacccttctcctcctccctttggCTGCCAAGCACCATCCCTAATTGGGACCCACTGCAGCGCCCATCCAGCCTGGCGCCGCTGGCACTAGAGGGTGAAAACAGACCAAATGGAGCTGTGAGTCATCCGAGGAGGGGGGGCCAGGCTTTGGCTGTGAGCCGGGCATTGGAGtcctgaggctgcagggaggaatGGACAGACCAGGCTcttcccaggaggagcaggaccAGGCTGACCCCAAGCTGTGGGTGCTCTGCAGTCTCTGCtggctctctgctgcctgtgggcaAGGATTTGGTTTCCCTGGTAGCTTGGCACTGGCATGACTGTGTGTTCTCAGGAATAGGCTGAGAGTCCAGCACCCTTGAGCTGTGCCATGGggccctgcagcctcccagtGTGGGAGAATCTGCTGCCCCAACCCAGCCCCCTCTCTGTGGATCCCTGTCCCCCCTTGGCCTCTCTGAGCAGAGGCGTGAGCCCCCCAGCAAggtctgtccctgctgcccctccagTGTGTCCTGCTCCCTCCACAAGGCAGAGGTGACAGGGCTCTGACGTGGTGATGTGACAGCAGCCTCTGGCCCAGAGTCCTCAGGTCCCTCCACTTGCCGGGCATGGGGGTGGCTGGGGGCACACAGGaaccccctgccctcccctcagcactgctgcaaaTAAATCCAAGGAGCTGGAGTGTGGCTCAGGGCCAGGCAAGCAGGCCGGCTGTGGGGGCTGTGTCACCAAGGGTGGCTTGTCCTTGGCAGGGGCAGAGCGAGTGGACTTTGAGAAgtcaggctgctgctcctgggtaatgagctgtggcagtgctggcgaggcagggctgctcctggtcACTCTTCATGGCTGCCACCACTccagagggaagcaggagaCCCGTGGGATGAGGCTGGGAGCCAGTGCTGCCCCCAGATCCCTCCAGGCCTCaattcccatcctgtcacacgAGCTCCATCCTTGTCTCTGCAAACACAGCGTGGCACAGACTATCCCCAAGGGCTCCCCTTGCAAGGCCATCCCAGGATGCTCTGGCTGacgtgtgctgctggcagctctctCTTGGAAGCTGGGTTATTTGTTTCCCCACAGCTAAGCCTGGTCTCCATGCCCAGGCTGGCCCAGGGTCACCCACTGTCTGCTGCCCCAGGCCTTGGGGCAAGGTGATCTGGTACAGGACCTGCATCTGCACTGGGGCCCCAGAGTGGCTCTGGGGGCTATGTCCAGGTGGTGACCAGGGTTTGGGGAACTCTGGGTTCACTCCTGCGATTTTCTCCTCTCCACCTTTCCTCTCAAGCTGCTCCAtgagctgccagtgcagtgggAGTCTCACTGATGGGCACTTCCTTCAGGAGCACAATCATCTGGTCTTTAAGGAGGGAGTGAAGCCATCAGAGCTGGCCAGGAACAGCTCTGGGGCCAGgcactcagcagagctgctgctctgctggtggGACCCAGCCTTGACTCTTAGGAGGATCAGATTTAGGAGCAGCATTTGGAGGGGTAGATGGTGATGACAGAGCCCTCGTTCATGTCAGAGCTGCTTGTGTctgtctgctctgcagagaccaaaatcctgcagcagctctgagcctcCCTAGGCCCCACCGTGTCCCCTCGCTCACCCTGCACCCTTCTCATGGCACTGGCAGCCCCTCTCAGGTGCATGTGGACCATCTTCACTTTGCCTTTGGCCAGGGGAAATGGATGGTCGGGCTGTGGTAGTGGTGGCcgagctgctctgcctgctagaggggggctgctgtgcctgacAGGGCGTGGGGGACAGCGGTGGGAGCTCACAgcgagcaggagctgggagggggcgGCAGCAGCCGTGGGTAAGTGCAGTAATTAACGCAATGCAGTAATTAACGCGCTCATCAGCTCAGCCGTGGATCGTGGCAGCACGGAGCTGCTGATGGATGGCAGCTCAGGGTAGGGGGAggccgggctctgctcccctgggggACACAAccagcctggagagctgcagccccgggcagggagagctgctggagggtggAGAATCCTGGCCACTGCCTGTGCCAGGTCATACTCGCTGTTCTCGGGGCTGCCTGAAGCCCCTGCCTCTCAAACCCACCAGGgtccagcctgacctgccccctctgtccccacacaGGTCCAGTGACAAACGCCTTCATCGTGCTGGCCCCTGCCAACATGTTCAACCCCGATGGGAAGCCCAGCGTGCCCCTGCCCAAGTTCAGCAGACACCTGCACGGCACCGAGAGCAGCGACGAGCCGGGCGCTGAGGGGGTGACGCTGCGCCTGGGGCTGCACCAGCAGGTACTGGGGGGAgtgggcagctggggaggggggacagACACCTGGGAGGGGTTGTGCTGGAGCAAagcttctcctccagctggTGAAACCcgttcctgctcctgcttcctccccatcctggctgctgcagtcaTTTGTCCTCCCAGCCCCGTGCTGCAGCATGACGggctggctctgctgtcccACCATTTCCTTGGTCCCGGCATGGCTGTCCCCGGGCAGAGAGGGTCACACACCATCAGTGTCCTGCTCATCCCAGCCTCTCTGCCAGtggtcccagagctgctcccctctGCCGGCGTCTGCCTCTGGGCGAGTGACAGTGACAGTCCTGCCAGAGCTGATGGATAAGCTCCCTCTTGGCTTGGTGGCAGCAGGCCAAGGGGCTGTTTGCTGACAGAAGGGACAGCAGGATGGACCACCCAGCCCAGGGGCATGGGGAGAGGGTCTGTGTCTGCTCTACCAACGCCTCCATTCTGgtccctgcaggagcctgggCAGAGCTACCTGGAGAAGGCAGAGAGGATGTACTCGCAGATGTACTCGACGAGGGAAAAGgtgagagctgctcccaggctgggaaTTGGGTACTGACCCCTTGAGGGGGATCCTTGTCAGCTGATCTGACTCATGAGGCCCCGAGCAAGTTGGGACACTGGAACAGGGGAAAAGAGCTCTGAAATCTGCTGGTGACATGGTCAGGAGGAGCTGCACtttgaggagaaggaggagggaggggaccAAAGGGTTTGGTGTTTACTGctagggaaggagcagcagcctgtgcctgtcAGTGCTGAGGCCCTGACACTTGTCTGTTGTGTTTTCGTGTCACAGAACCTGGTGGGAGACCAGGAACACCTGACGATCCAGGTGAgcgagctggaggaggaggtgagcaACCTCCGGAAAATCAACAAGGACCTCTTTGACTTCTCCACTCGCATCATCACCAAACCAGCCAAGTGAAGAGGCTCCCCCCGCCCTCGCACCCCTCCGCCTCTCCCTGCCCGGCTCCTGGGGAAGAACCGCCCGCCCTCGGGCACCGCCCAGCCGGCTGCGAGCACCGGCTCACCTTCCCCCGACCCGCCGCCTTCGCCTGCTCCGTGACACGGGACTGAGACCGGCGCGGGGAGCGcgaggggacagcacagggacagcacagggacagcacagggacagcacactCCGATTCGGGGCCGGGGGGCACTCGGGCGGCCGCTGCAGGAGGAGCGTCGCCGGCTCCTGGGAGGGCTCAggatgcagctcctgctcattCCCCGTTTCTTCCCCTgccccttttttgtttcttttcgTTACTTGACCCTGCAGTGCAGacagaaaagtgttttttctctcAATACTGGTTTGAGATTGGATTTTGGAGACCCCCCTTCTGCCCACTCTGTCCTGGGGATTGCTGCTCAGTGCCACCAGACCCCACGCTCTGCACAGCAGGGGCTGagtggctcctgctccaggggtGCAGTGGGGGGCTGCTGGGACACGTTGGGGGGTCCCTGGCTACCAGGGCTGAGGATGGGGCTCCTGCTCTGTCTGGCAGGCTTGGAGTCCCTGGACTTGGAGCACAGGTGGTGGTTTTGGGGCGCAGGGTCACTCTTGGGAGGGGCGGGGGGACCAGCAAGGTGCTATTTCCAATCTCGTCAGTCAacaatttatatatatttggaTCCAACGACTCTGTTTTCACGGTGTTTGGGGACTCGGCCTTTTGTATTGTCACAGCATGGCAGCGGGGGTTGTGGGTTTTGTTTAGgtttattttttacataaaagATTTGGTTTTTATAGTGAAAGGTGCCCGCGTTGGTTTCTTTAACAACCCTTGCATGGCCACAGACCTCGACTACCCATCACTGCatccctgggctgtgggatTTCCCACTGGGAGTGGGAAAGTGCTTCCTAATCCCCAAACTGCCCAGTTGCCTTTGCCCCGAGGGtccttccctgtccctgcagggtgtTGAGGTGTCCCCTGGCCATCCCTCTCTGTCGTCCCCCCTCCCTGTTCAATACACCAAGTGCAGATGAtttaaagtgcattttaaaaccTGGACATCCCCAGCTCCCGCCAGTTCCCGAGAAGATGCTTTTAGCTTAATCACTGGAGctgttcctttcccttcctctcctgctcctcctcttcctcccaagGTTTTGGATCAACATtcatcagctgcagcagggactgtcACCCAGAGCCAGGGACTGAAGTGGGggcacatccctgctgcagggagccctCTGAGACCCCCCCAGGGATGCAGaccccagccctccctcccaGTCATCCCACACgtccccagtccccccaggGGGGTTCCTGTTGGGGTGCTGCACTTAGAGCAGAAGGGAGGATGGGGCCTCCCAGAGAGCCccccctgtgctgtgcctggtgTTTGAGAGGGCTTTTTCATCCCAAGaccctgctgcccctcctgtgTGGACAGTGGGGACGGTGCAGTGTTTATCCCTGTgaggaggagctgccaggggccCCGTGGTCAGGGGGAGTCCAGCCCCCCATGACCCGCCGTGCTCTGGCAGGATTTgagctgccctgcctgcaggtCCGGCTCCACAGGAGAATTCATTAGCTGTGACTCATTACATTTATCGATATTACATGAATCTATACTTTTTTTGCCAGACAGATTTTGGctccttccttcatttttccttaTTAATTTAGCGTGGCTCCGGCCCCGGTTGCTGCTGTTTGTGTGCTGGTGGCGCCTTGGGCTGGGTTgagcctcagtttccctgctgaggatgaggagggtgaCCCTGCATCCCCTCCCTCAGCAGAGGAAGGCTGCGCCGCTGCtgccctctccccttccccatgCAGCAGAAGGAATCGCTCAGCCCTGGAGCCGCTCGGCCTCTGGACCCCCGATATTGAAGCTGAGCCTCAGATGGAGGAGGGATAGAGGGCTCGGGGTGGGGGCTTTACCGGGATGGAGGCGGCAGCTCACGGCTCGGGACCGACCTCTTTTCCTCGGGGGCCGGAGGAGGCAGATGAGGAGGCGAAGAGGAGGAACATCCCAGTGATCCAGAGGTAGCCGGGACCACCCTGGGATCGGCGGGCATTTCTGTGCCAGCGGACCCCACGGCGGCAGCCCTGGACGGCAGCACCGCGCGGGTGGGGGCCCCGTTTGCTGCggggtgcagggaggggggGACCCGCGCTCCGCGTGGGCGTGGACGGGGCGGCTGCGGGCGGGTCCGGCGCTGCGTGGGCCGGGTCCGGCGTGACCCACCGCGcaccgggggctgcggggcctCGGCGCTACCCGGGGAGGGGTGGCCCCGGCGGGACCCGGCCGGAGGTCCCTGCCCGTAGCCGGAGCCGTCCCCGGCGGAGCGCagagcggcggggccggtgcGGGGCCGGTACGGGGTGCATGGCGGGGCTGCGGGCGCTCTGGCTGCTGGCGGCGGCTctgggggcggcggggggaCACCCGCATCCCTGCCGCGTCGCGGCCCCCACCGGCCCCggcctcagccccagccccggaCCCACCGTGCGCCTCGGAGCGCTGCTGccgcccgcgcccgcccgcgccCGGCTCCGCGCCGCGCTGGCCCGAGCCGCCGGTACCCGTACCGGCCCCGGGGGGAGCCCCGGGGAGGTGACGCTGCCCCACAACCTCAGCCTGGAGGTGGTGGGGGGCGGCCCGGCGGCGCGGGACCCCGGCTCGCTGGCGCGGTGGCTGTGCGGGGCGCTGGCGGGGCGCGGCGTGGCTGCCGTCCTGGCgctgccccgctcccgccgggagctgctccagctcgaCTTCCTCGCCGCCGCCCTCCAGGTCCCCTTCGTCAGCATCCTGGACACCCGCTGGCCGCTGCCTTTCCGAGCGCAGGTGAGACCCGCAGCGCCGGCGCTGCACGCAGCTCCCGTCCCCGCTCCCGTCCCTGCTCGCCGGCTCCGTCCTTGCTCCCGTCCCGGCTCCGTCCGTGCTCCTGTCCTGATCCCCGTCCCGGATCCACACCAGTTCTATCTCGATCCCCCTCTCGACTCCAGACCGGTTCTGTTCCGCGGGTCCTCCTCCCGGATCGGACCTGCCTCCAATCCCGAACCCAATCCCGTCTCCGATTCCAGCTCCAATTCAGAATCCCAACCACTCATCCTTGCTGCATCCCAACTACCACCGGGCTCCATCCCGACTTTGTTCTCCCTCTATCTTCTCTCCCACCCCGGCCCATCCCATCCTCATTCCCACCTCCATCCTGCCTCTACCCCAGCCTCATCCTGTGCCCCATCCTGGCTCTCTGTCTCCCATCTCAGCTCTATTCCAGCCCCTTCTTGGCCCTCATTCCAGCCCTATCCTGGCTCTAtcccagctcccatctctgctctctcctggCCTCTTGCCCAGCTCTATCCTAGACCCAATTCCAGCTTCCACTCCAAGGTAAGTTCCCTGGCTCCTCTGGAAGCTCTGCAGCCCTCAGCCCCAGTCCCCACTCCATTCTGTCTCTGAAGGGCTCTGGGATGTGTCCTGGCAGTGGATCCCAGACAGGGACTGGgcaggggatgggcagggagtGTGGGATGACCTCAGGGCAGGTGGGTCCATGTCTGGCCGCTGCCTCTGGGCTCTTCCCGTGGGTGGAGGCACAGCCACGACCTTTGTGTGTTGGCAGAGCCCCTTCCACTTCCACATGGACCGGCAGAGCTCCCCAGAGACGCTGGTGGATGTGCTGGTGAGCGTCCTGCAGGCCAGCGACTGGCAGGAGACCAGCCTGGTGCTCTGCCACCCCTGGGACATCGACGGCTTCCTCGACCTCTGGGCCCAGCgttcccagctcttcctccgCACTGTCCTGGACCTGAGCTACCTGGATGAGCCCAGGGCCACCCGCTACCTGCGGCAGCACGGGGACCGTGTCAGGACCCTCTCCAGCCCAGTGCTGATGCTGGGCTGTGACCTGCACCGTGCTCGACTCGTCTTCCAGGCGGCCGAGGAACTGGGGCTGCCGCCGCAGGAATTCCACTGGATGCTGGGCTTCCCGCTCAGCACCAGCGAGCTGCAGACCGAGGGCctgcccccagggctgctggcctTTGGGGAGGTGAGCCGGCCACCGCTGGAGCTCTTTGTGCAGGACATGGTGGGACTGGTGTCCCAGGCCATTGCCCACGCTGCCCGCGGCCTCCCTGACCCCACACAGCTGCAGACCACTGGCAACTGCAACGAGAGGCACCGGGCAGGCGGCGAGCCCCCGGGGCTCTTCCTTGCTCGGTaagggggtgctgggggctcCTCTTTTCCCCCATCCTGGCTCTGTGGTACTGGGGTGCATGGGAGGGTCCTGCCCCAGACCCGGGATGGGGTAAGGGACAAGCAGGGGACCCCTGGGCTCAGTGCAGTGCTGTCCCCAGCGTGTGCAGCCACCACCATGGGGCTCAGATCCTGAGGACACGGCTAGCGCTGCACAGGGGGGACGTGTCACTTCAGATCTCCTTAACACTGCCCGAGCACGGTCACTctataaatattaataacacTTGGCCCTGGCAGCACAGTGAGCTGCGGGGCAGCGCAGCGGAGCcggatcctgctgctgctccttgccctTGTCCCTGCCCGGGTCGGGCACATCtcactcccagctcccagcctcatGCCTTGGTCCCAGCTGACCCCGAACACTGGAGCAGTGAAACCCTTTCCTTGGCAGGTTCCTGGCCAACACGTCCTTCCACGGCCAGACGGGGCTGGTGCGCGTGGAGAACACAGCATTGGtgaggccagagcagcagttCCGCATCTGGAGCCTGCGTAGGGACTCGCAGGGGGTCCCCACCTGGATGACAGTGGGCACCTGGAGCCACGGcaagctggagctggaggaggtcGTGTGGCAGAGCCAGCGGCAGCACAGGAGTCACGGCGAGGCGGCCGAGGGGGCCCGCACACGGCTGCGGGTGGTGACATTGGTGGAGCACCCCTTCGTCTTCACCAGGGAGGTGGATGAGGAAGGGAACTGCCCGGccgggcagctctgcctggaccCCGGCACAAACGACTCGGCCGTGCTGGACGCCCTCTTTGAGAAGATTGGCAGTGGCAACGGATCAGTGCCACAGGAGTACAAGAAATGCTGCTATGGGTACTGCATCGAcctgctggagaagctggccGAGGACATGGCCTTTGATTTCGAGCTCTACATCGTGGGCGATGGGAAATACGGGGCCTGGAAGAACGGGCGCTGGACGGGGCTGGTGGGGGACCTGCTCAGTGGCACGGCCCACATGGCCGTCACCTCCTTCAGCATCAACTCGGCACGGAGCAAAGTCATCGACTTCACCAGCCCCTTCTTCTCCACCAGCCTGGGCATCCTGGTGAGGACCAAGGACACGGCGTCGCCCATCGGGGCCTTCATGTGGCCCCTGCACTGGACCATGTGGGTGGGCATCTTCGTGGCGCTGCACATGACCGCACTCTTCCTCACCCTCTACGAGTGGAAGAGCCCCTATGGAATGACCCCCCACGGGCGCAACCGCATGAAGATCTTCTCCTACTCCTCAGCCCTCAACCTCTGCTACGCCATCCTCTTTGGGCGCACTGTCTCCAGCAAGACGCCCAAGTGCTGCACCGGCCGCTTCCTCATGAACCTCTGGGCCATCTTCTGCCTCCTGGTGCTCTCCAGCTACACGGCCAACCTGGCAGCTGTCATGGTGGGGGACAAGACCTTCGAGGAGCTCTCGGGCATCCACGACCCAAAGGTGGGCGAGTGTCCTGCTGCTTCAgatgggctgggagagggctgaaggccagggaaggggctgagggggGTCCTGTCGTTTCTTTTGCAccttccttcttctctccaGCCCCAGTCCTGCATCTTGGCCCCTCCTAAGAGTGGAGGGGTCTTTGAGACCTTCAGAAAGCTTTGTGTGTGTATCCCACTGGTGTTAAATCCCAGCTTcagctccagggcagggggaagtgGGCTGAGTTTGGGCTGAGGCTGCTCTTGGGAAAGCTCTTTCCCAGACACCCCCAAGAGCTGCTGCACCTCTGG
This sequence is a window from Vidua macroura isolate BioBank_ID:100142 chromosome 26, ASM2450914v1, whole genome shotgun sequence. Protein-coding genes within it:
- the GRIN3B gene encoding glutamate receptor ionotropic, NMDA 3B, with translation MAGLRALWLLAAALGAAGGHPHPCRVAAPTGPGLSPSPGPTVRLGALLPPAPARARLRAALARAAGTRTGPGGSPGEVTLPHNLSLEVVGGGPAARDPGSLARWLCGALAGRGVAAVLALPRSRRELLQLDFLAAALQVPFVSILDTRWPLPFRAQSPFHFHMDRQSSPETLVDVLVSVLQASDWQETSLVLCHPWDIDGFLDLWAQRSQLFLRTVLDLSYLDEPRATRYLRQHGDRVRTLSSPVLMLGCDLHRARLVFQAAEELGLPPQEFHWMLGFPLSTSELQTEGLPPGLLAFGEVSRPPLELFVQDMVGLVSQAIAHAARGLPDPTQLQTTGNCNERHRAGGEPPGLFLARFLANTSFHGQTGLVRVENTALVRPEQQFRIWSLRRDSQGVPTWMTVGTWSHGKLELEEVVWQSQRQHRSHGEAAEGARTRLRVVTLVEHPFVFTREVDEEGNCPAGQLCLDPGTNDSAVLDALFEKIGSGNGSVPQEYKKCCYGYCIDLLEKLAEDMAFDFELYIVGDGKYGAWKNGRWTGLVGDLLSGTAHMAVTSFSINSARSKVIDFTSPFFSTSLGILVRTKDTASPIGAFMWPLHWTMWVGIFVALHMTALFLTLYEWKSPYGMTPHGRNRMKIFSYSSALNLCYAILFGRTVSSKTPKCCTGRFLMNLWAIFCLLVLSSYTANLAAVMVGDKTFEELSGIHDPKLHHPSQGFRFGTVWESSAEEYIKKSFPEMHEYMRRYNVPTTPDGVTMLKTEPAKLNAFIMDKSLLDYEVSIDSDCKLLTVGKPFAIEGYGIGLPQNSPLTSNVSEFISRYKSSGFIDLLHDKWYKMVPCGKRVFAVTETLQMGIYHFSGLFVLLCIGLSGSLLTSLGEHVFYRLVLPRIRRKKKFNYWLHTSQKIHRALNMGTEERKSQQLKLEQRCEPQPRSAPAAAQPWSALRKEARRVRFQLDKAPPEAEGSPPWHPGNGRPPQPLDRAAGENELRELEEKIQEMRDQLRAALLRKSELVSVLGTTKGGRPLPAPLATEEGREERPSSAPPQDGRD